From a region of the Balaenoptera musculus isolate JJ_BM4_2016_0621 chromosome 15, mBalMus1.pri.v3, whole genome shotgun sequence genome:
- the REM1 gene encoding GTP-binding protein REM 1 isoform X1, with translation MTLNTQQEATTPLRRRASTPLPLSTRGHQPGLLGTAPSTQSQHPRLGQSASLNTPTRQPSSAPNGWSSESSDSEGSWEALYRVVLLGDPGVGKTSLANLFAGKQERDLHEQLGVAEDVYERTLTVDGEDTTLLVIDTWEAEKLDESWSQESCLQVGSAYVIVYSIADRGSFESASELRIQLRRTYQADHVPIILVGNKADLARCREVSVEARFLSESPGTQHEVWGKEKSCFRLRLNTPPATFISFFRLWLRPGSPDPAPSEGRACAVVFDCKFIETSATLQHNVAELFEGVVRQLRLRRRNCAAREPPAPRRRASLGQRARRFLARLTARTARRRALKARSKSCHNLAVL, from the exons ATGACACTAAATACTCAGCAAGAGGCGACGACCCCCCTGCGTCGCCGAGCCAGTACTCCACTGCCCCTGTCCACCCGGGGCCACCAGCCTGGCCTCCTGGGCACAGCACCTTCTACACAGTCCCAGCATCCCCGACTGGGCCAATCAGCCTCCCTCAACACCCCCACCCGGCAACCTTCATCTGCCCCCAATGGTTGGTCCTCTGAATCCAGCGACTCTGAAGGCTCCTGGGAGGCCCTCTACCGTGTGGTACTGCTTGGAGATCCTGGTGTAGGGAAGACCAGCCTGGCCAACCTCTTTGCAGGAAAGCAAGAGCGGGACCTCCATGAACAGCTGGGAG TTGCAGAAGATGTATACGAGAGGACCCTCACGGTGGATGGAGAGGATACCACACTGCTGGTCATAGACACCTGGGAGGCTGAGAAACTG GATGAAAGCTGGAGCCAGGAGTCGTGCCTGCAGGTGGGCAGCGCCTACGTTATCGTGTACTCCATCGCAGACAGGGGCAGCTTCGAGAGTGCCTCTGAGCTCCGCATTCAGCTGCGGCGCACATATCAGGCGGACCACGTGCCCATCATCCTGGTGGGCAACAAGGCGGACCTGGCACGCTGCCGGGAAGTCTCCGTGGAAG CCAGATTTCTCTCTGAGTCCCCTGGCACGCAGCACGAGGTATGGGGAAAGGAAAAATCATGCTTCCGGTTGAGATTGAACACACCTCCTGCTACCTTTATCTCCTTTTTCCGGTTGTGGCTCCGCCCTGGCTCACCTGACCCCGCCCCCTCAGAGGGCCGCGCCTGCGCTGTGGTGTTCGACTGCAAATTCATCGAGACGTCAGCCACGCTGCAGCACAATGTGGCGGAGCTCTTCGAAGGCGTAGTGCGCCAACTGCGCTTGCGCCGCAGGAACTGCGCAGCCCGGGAGCCGCCGGCCCCCAGACGACGGGCAAGCCTAGGGCAGCGCGCTCGACGCTTCCTGGCACGCTTAACTGCCCGCACCGCCCGCCGCCGGGCACTCAAGGCCCGCTCCAAGTCCTGCCACAACCTGGCCGTGCTCTGA
- the REM1 gene encoding GTP-binding protein REM 1 isoform X3: MSSSWCFLAYQERQTSNKYVAEDVYERTLTVDGEDTTLLVIDTWEAEKLDESWSQESCLQVGSAYVIVYSIADRGSFESASELRIQLRRTYQADHVPIILVGNKADLARCREVSVEARFLSESPGTQHEVWGKEKSCFRLRLNTPPATFISFFRLWLRPGSPDPAPSEGRACAVVFDCKFIETSATLQHNVAELFEGVVRQLRLRRRNCAAREPPAPRRRASLGQRARRFLARLTARTARRRALKARSKSCHNLAVL; this comes from the exons ATGAGCTCCTCATGGTGTTTCTTGGCCTATCAGGAGAGACAGACATCTAACAAATATG TTGCAGAAGATGTATACGAGAGGACCCTCACGGTGGATGGAGAGGATACCACACTGCTGGTCATAGACACCTGGGAGGCTGAGAAACTG GATGAAAGCTGGAGCCAGGAGTCGTGCCTGCAGGTGGGCAGCGCCTACGTTATCGTGTACTCCATCGCAGACAGGGGCAGCTTCGAGAGTGCCTCTGAGCTCCGCATTCAGCTGCGGCGCACATATCAGGCGGACCACGTGCCCATCATCCTGGTGGGCAACAAGGCGGACCTGGCACGCTGCCGGGAAGTCTCCGTGGAAG CCAGATTTCTCTCTGAGTCCCCTGGCACGCAGCACGAGGTATGGGGAAAGGAAAAATCATGCTTCCGGTTGAGATTGAACACACCTCCTGCTACCTTTATCTCCTTTTTCCGGTTGTGGCTCCGCCCTGGCTCACCTGACCCCGCCCCCTCAGAGGGCCGCGCCTGCGCTGTGGTGTTCGACTGCAAATTCATCGAGACGTCAGCCACGCTGCAGCACAATGTGGCGGAGCTCTTCGAAGGCGTAGTGCGCCAACTGCGCTTGCGCCGCAGGAACTGCGCAGCCCGGGAGCCGCCGGCCCCCAGACGACGGGCAAGCCTAGGGCAGCGCGCTCGACGCTTCCTGGCACGCTTAACTGCCCGCACCGCCCGCCGCCGGGCACTCAAGGCCCGCTCCAAGTCCTGCCACAACCTGGCCGTGCTCTGA
- the REM1 gene encoding GTP-binding protein REM 1 isoform X2, giving the protein MTLNTQQEATTPLRRRASTPLPLSTRGHQPGLLGTAPSTQSQHPRLGQSASLNTPTRQPSSAPNGWSSESSDSEGSWEALYRVVLLGDPGVGKTSLANLFAGKQERDLHEQLGVAEDVYERTLTVDGEDTTLLVIDTWEAEKLDESWSQESCLQVGSAYVIVYSIADRGSFESASELRIQLRRTYQADHVPIILVGNKADLARCREVSVEEGRACAVVFDCKFIETSATLQHNVAELFEGVVRQLRLRRRNCAAREPPAPRRRASLGQRARRFLARLTARTARRRALKARSKSCHNLAVL; this is encoded by the exons ATGACACTAAATACTCAGCAAGAGGCGACGACCCCCCTGCGTCGCCGAGCCAGTACTCCACTGCCCCTGTCCACCCGGGGCCACCAGCCTGGCCTCCTGGGCACAGCACCTTCTACACAGTCCCAGCATCCCCGACTGGGCCAATCAGCCTCCCTCAACACCCCCACCCGGCAACCTTCATCTGCCCCCAATGGTTGGTCCTCTGAATCCAGCGACTCTGAAGGCTCCTGGGAGGCCCTCTACCGTGTGGTACTGCTTGGAGATCCTGGTGTAGGGAAGACCAGCCTGGCCAACCTCTTTGCAGGAAAGCAAGAGCGGGACCTCCATGAACAGCTGGGAG TTGCAGAAGATGTATACGAGAGGACCCTCACGGTGGATGGAGAGGATACCACACTGCTGGTCATAGACACCTGGGAGGCTGAGAAACTG GATGAAAGCTGGAGCCAGGAGTCGTGCCTGCAGGTGGGCAGCGCCTACGTTATCGTGTACTCCATCGCAGACAGGGGCAGCTTCGAGAGTGCCTCTGAGCTCCGCATTCAGCTGCGGCGCACATATCAGGCGGACCACGTGCCCATCATCCTGGTGGGCAACAAGGCGGACCTGGCACGCTGCCGGGAAGTCTCCGTGGAAG AGGGCCGCGCCTGCGCTGTGGTGTTCGACTGCAAATTCATCGAGACGTCAGCCACGCTGCAGCACAATGTGGCGGAGCTCTTCGAAGGCGTAGTGCGCCAACTGCGCTTGCGCCGCAGGAACTGCGCAGCCCGGGAGCCGCCGGCCCCCAGACGACGGGCAAGCCTAGGGCAGCGCGCTCGACGCTTCCTGGCACGCTTAACTGCCCGCACCGCCCGCCGCCGGGCACTCAAGGCCCGCTCCAAGTCCTGCCACAACCTGGCCGTGCTCTGA